AAAGCACAGCacatcttcagaaaaaatcgataaggatcaataagaaaatgaACTCTTCTCAAATGTTGAGGCGATTAACATAGGCGACACGTTTTAATGTTGTTGTCATTGCCGCCTGACTGAGTCAGCCGCTGTACTCGAGGAAAACTCATTGCTCACGCACATGTGACTGTCAGTACACTTTATTGAGAATATAACAAcgttgcaagttttttttccccttttcaactcctggaaattttccagattttcccGGAGATTCAAGCTATGTAGAAAATTTGCATCAAAGTACGTAAGTTAGAAAAAGTATGGATACATAAATGATGTAAAATTGTATGAATGTAGCAGAAACTTCTAGCAGAATACTCAGCGCTTCCATTTAAATAACGCATTTATCCTGGTGAAATTTTCCTCCAATACTTTATTCTGCCCCCATTTCTGAAAATTGCTAGAAAAAGTGATTGATATGTTTTAATTATACTCAGATATATGCAAGCGACCTTGTGCCCGGGaaagattaaagaaaaaagaggagaagaaagaaaaaagaaaaagaagaaaagaaagaaaagaaagaaaaaagaagtagactGATCGTTTGAGAGCTATGAGTCAAAGTGAGGGCACACCAATGAACCAAAGCGGAGGTTAGACAGATTTCAAGTCCACACGGGTGATTAGCGGTCAAGTTCTCCCTGCCACACTTACAAGTGTTGCTTCTTAGTATCACAGGAAAGTTACAGTATACCTCATCATAGGTCGTTTAATTTTCGTCAAATGATTGACTGAGACTGACCCATTCGATCAATGATCACCCATTTTGCGTAGAGTATGCGTCAATGTTAAGCATTTATTACGCAAAAAAACCATTCATAGGTTAAAAACTCCTTTCTTTagctgaatttttcaaatttcaattaattctaGCTATATTTTCCTTTGCATCGTATCTCAAGAACTcaataaaattgtttatttgaaaatcacaaatcagttttctcaaaaattgttttcttaccgaaaaaaagtcaattacaccttaaaattaaaatttaaaaaacttagaaaaaaatcaatcacaCTCATCCAAAGAAAACACCAACACTATACAAATATTACTTAATGATCAACGGTTAAtgtctactttttctttttaacatATTCTTACAAATAGATGCTGAAAATGAACTGTTGGCGGAATAATTTCGGATAAGTTACAGTATACAACCATTATTTTTATACCtcagatgaaaataaaaaaactaaatgagAAAATCTAAATTTTAAGCTAAACTGCGCACTCATTCACTCACCAATGCCAGGTAATGGCAGGAATGGAGTATATTAGATGCCTTCGTCTGCTTCCCTTCCCTGTCGTCCTCCCTCTTTTGTCTCCTCtgcctctttttctttttattttcctgtcATCCACAATAAATCCTCCTTTCCTTCGAATCAAATCAGTTTAATCCACTTTTTCTGCACAAATCATCCACTCTTTTCTGACAAGCTCTTAGTTTTGGTAGCAAtaggaaaattaaaaactaaaaatttatttaagaaataaaaaagaaagagaaaataaaaggtaaggaagaagtaaaaagtaatttaaaataaattaattacgaattgtttaaaaaatgagcGACGTGAACAAGAATTTCCTTCAATATAAGATAATATAGATATAAGCGATTTGAAAGGTACCAGTTCTCGCGATTTTTCATCACCTTATGATTCGATTCAGCcttaaaacgtttttttttcaaaagtttaaaAAGTTTGTCAATGTTTACCTTATGACATATTAAGGGTTATTACGGGAAGTTTCCTTaataaaatggagaaaatatttgttgcTAGGACTATGAAgctatatttttgaatttatcaaCAGTTTTGACCTTAACATGTTATAAGATCACCGTCACCACCTTCCCTATAAGGTCAACGTCATATGTGCGTGACATTTGACGCACGTAACTGTGAAGACGTTGATGTTGTGCGAATGTTGACGGATGAGGTTAATAGAGCAAACGATGAACGTGAAAATGTCATGCAATAAAAACAACACGGCGCATCCGTTGATGTTATGGGAAGGAAGCTGCTGACCGCAAGAATCATACGCCGGGAACTGCCGAGcattcgagattttttttttcgagcaggggaaaaaaacaggCGAAATTACGATTCACAGAAAtaatcttcaaagaaaaaactcacccAGTAAGTGATCCTCATATCCGCTGATTCATTCGCATCCAGGGACTACCACAACCAAACAACTGAAAGACAATTACTTTTGAGAAAAGCAGTAAGACAggaaaaaatagtagaaacaCTGTGACATTTTCTGAGTGAGATGAATTCCGAGCGATCTGATCCCGAGCGATTTCTTCCGAGTGAAGAGTTGAAAGTTCAACCATAATTCAATTACAACGCAATTCAAAGAAACTGGCCACAAGGAAGCGAAAGACATTGGAGGGCTTTATTCGGAGAAAAATTCCCTTAAAAATCATGCGAACTAATAATTCTCTGAGAAACTACACCGTAACTGAGTGGTCCTCGTACTCGTTGATCTCGCAACATCCAGAAAGTCTACTGCAAACGCCAACCACTCTTGACAGTTCCTTTAAAAGAACtgttgaaacagaaaaaaactagcaaaaaattttaatattttttccacaagaTGAATTGAGGTCCAATTTCGagcaatttcttcctaataacaggaaaaaaaatatgtaataaccAAATGTTAATTGTAATTATCGAAGAAatcgttttattttctggattaaaattttcttatatCGACAAAAGTTTGCTTATCAAGAGCTTCTGCGCTTTCTCCTTTGATGACAGTTCTTTAAAAATACATGGCATTGTTCTTCTGATTTCTCGCCTTAGCCCTAGGTAAACGCAACGTATCCGTTGCGATTCGTACGTATATTCTCTGCGCTCTCTTCTCTTCCCCTCTCCCACTTCTCCTTAGTGAATGCGCATCGCGGTAATTCGAGCAAGCATAAGTCCAGCCACagaatctgaaaaaattaccttatCCCCTACTGATAAGCAATCTGAAAAAAACGTGTAAAAATTggataaaaatttgaataatttggaaaaacgaCACAGCAagttattatttgaaaattatacCCT
This is a stretch of genomic DNA from Necator americanus strain Aroian chromosome II, whole genome shotgun sequence. It encodes these proteins:
- a CDS encoding hypothetical protein (NECATOR_CHRII.G8230.T1), with the translated sequence MVAQIDAFDTFTAAWLTGKSLSKIIFSFQTRFCGWTYACSNYRDAHSLRRSGRGEEKRAQRIYVRIATDTLRLPRAKARNQKNNAMYF